CCTTCGGCCAGCTCGCGCACCCCGACCAGCCACTCGACACCTTCGAGGCGACCGGCGCCGCCCAGTACGGCAACTGGGCCTACTTCGAGCACCTCAGCCATCGCTTCGGCCGGGGCATCGTCCGCCAGATCTGGCACTCGGCCGCGGCCTTCTCCGGCGGCGGCGACCGCTTCTCCGCCCACGCCCTGCGCTCGGTGCTCAGCCATCACGGTGGTTTCGACCGGGACTTCGCGCGCTACTCGGCCGGCAACCTCACCCCCGGCCACTCCTACCCGGAGGGCGGGCACTATCCCAGCCCGCCGGTCCTCGCCCGGTGGCAGCTCACCGGAGCAGCCCCGTCGGTGGGCCCGTCGGCCTTCGCGGTGCCGCACCTCGCGTCCGGCAGCGTCGAGGTGACGCCCGGGGCCGACCTCACCCAGCGGGGCTGGCGGCTGCGACTGAAGGTCGCGGGACCGCGCAAGCGCAAGGACCCCGTGGCCTACGTCGTCGTGCACACCAAGAAGCACGGGTGGATCCGGAAGTCGGTGGCTCTCAACCGGTACGGCAACGGCCGGCTCGCGGTGCCCTTCAGCAACCGCAAGGTCGACTCCGTGACCCTGACCGTGGCCAACGCCTCGACGTCCTTCCGGCGCTGCGGCAAGGGTGCGTACTCCTGCTCCGGCAGCCCGCGATACCCCCATCCGGCCTACTCGGTCACCGTGACCGCCTTTCGGCGGTAACCGAGACAGGGCCGATACCCGCTCGTTATCCAATTGATATCCGAGACCTATTCGTGACCTTTTCACCTCGATATTGATTCGTTATCCCGCTGATGCACGACAGCGATTATCGGATGGTTGTGTGAAGTCCTGGCCACGCGCGTGTGCCGGCCTCATCGGTCGGCGTGCGCCGGCCACTCCCGGCGGACTCGTCGGGAGGACACCCACCGAAAGGCGCGTACATGCGACTCAAGACTCCCCTGGTCGCCCTGTCGTCCGTCGGACTGCTCGCTCTGGCGGCGTGCGGCAGCGGTTCCTCGGGCACTCCCACCAGCAACCCCCCGGTCAAGGGAGGTGACACCGGCAACGGCCAGGACGCGACAGCCAAGGGCCCGGTCACGATCTCCGGCGCCCAGAAGGGCGGCATCGTCACGGTGCTGACCCTGACCGGCCTGAGCACGACGATCGACCCGAGCGAGATCTACTACACCGACACCTCCTCGATCATGAGCGGTCTGGTGACCCGGTCGCTGACGCAGTACAAGTACGACCCGGTCAAGAAGCAGATGATCCTGGTGCCCGACCTGGCCACCAACCTGGGCACGCCCAACGACTCCTTCACCAAGTGGACGTTCCCGATCCGGACGGGGGTGAAGTGGGAGGACGGCTCGCCCGTCACACCCAAGGAGATCGCGTGGGGGATGCAGCGCTGCATGGACGCCGCGACGTTCCCGACCGGCCCCTGCCAGTACTACTCCAACGTGTACTTCAAGGGCGGCTCCACCTACAAGGGCCCCTACACCGACCCCGGGCAGAAGTTCACCTCGGTCAAGGCCGTGGGCAACAAGATCGTGATCAAGATGGACAAGCCCTTCCCGGACATGCCGTACTGGGGCACCTTCCCGGCCAACGGCCCGATCCCGCTGGGCAAGTCGGCCTCGGACCCGAAGACCTACAAGAACCACCCGATGTCGACCGGTCCGTACATGATCAAGTCGTTCAGCCCGTCCAAGGAGCTGGTCCTGACCCGCAACCCGAACTGGGATGCCTCGACCGACCCGGCTCGCACGCAGTACCCCGACGGCTACGACTTCAAGATGCAGCAGCAGTCGGAGAAGATCGACCAGATCCTGCTCGCCGACTCGGGGTCGGGCCAGAGCACGTTGACCTACGACAACCTGCTGGCGCCCGACTTCGCCAAGATGCAGACGACTGCTCCGGACCGCCTGACCCTGGGTGGCACGCCGTGCACCTACTACTGGGCCCCGGACAACCGTCAGATCACCAGCAAGAAGGTGCGTGAGGCGCTCTCGTGGGCTTACCCCTACAAGAACAACATCCTCGCCGCCGGCCTGATCCCCGGAGTGACCGCCATCCCGGCGTCGAACCTGATGCCTCCGGGCCTGCCCGGTCGCACGCCGTACAACGTGACCGGTCGCAAGGGCTTCCAGACCGACGCCGCCAAGGCGCGCGAGCTGCTGAAGTCGGCCAACGCGTTGGGCTTCGAGATCAAGTTCCTGTTCCGGACCGATGACCCGATCAGCGTCAAGACCAAGGACTCCACGGTCAAGGCACTGACCCAGGCCGGCTTCAAGGCCACCCCGGTGCCCACGACCACGGCCGACTACGTCGCGGCGCGGGACAACACCACCGAGGACATCAACGTCCGCTCCGCGGGCTGGTGCTCGGACTGGCCGTCGGGCTCGACCTGGCTGCCGACGCTCTTCGCCTCCACCAACCCGGACACCACGAAGTCCTTCGGGTCGAACTACTCCGCGTTCTCGAACAAGTCCGTGGACTCGAGGATGAACGCCATCCAGCACCTGCCGCTCGACCAGCAGGCCGCTGCGTGGAACAGCCTCGACAAGCAGATCGCAACGAAGTACTTCCCGCTGTTCACGACCTACTACACCGGTATCGCGCAGGCACACGGATCGAAGATCAACGGTGACTACGACGACACCACGTTGGGGATGCCGACCTGGAAGAGCATCTGGGTCTCCCCGTAGGCCATCGGTCGTACCACCGCACCTGATCGACCCACCCGGTGGTGGGACGCGTAGACCGAGCGCGTCCCACCACCACCTTCCGCCCGACGATCGAGAAGGAAGAACTGGGATGACGGGATTCATTCTCCGGCGGCTGGTCAGCTCGATCCTCGTGGTGATCCTGACCTCGATCTTCGTGTTCGTGCTGTTCTTCAAGGGGCTCGGCGACAGTCCCGCCCGCAACTACTGCGAGAAGCTCGGGCCGGGCAAGTGCACCGCCCAGAAGCTCGGCTCCATCGAGCATCAGATGGGGCTCGACCAG
This genomic window from Nocardioides cynanchi contains:
- a CDS encoding ABC transporter substrate-binding protein, with the protein product MRLKTPLVALSSVGLLALAACGSGSSGTPTSNPPVKGGDTGNGQDATAKGPVTISGAQKGGIVTVLTLTGLSTTIDPSEIYYTDTSSIMSGLVTRSLTQYKYDPVKKQMILVPDLATNLGTPNDSFTKWTFPIRTGVKWEDGSPVTPKEIAWGMQRCMDAATFPTGPCQYYSNVYFKGGSTYKGPYTDPGQKFTSVKAVGNKIVIKMDKPFPDMPYWGTFPANGPIPLGKSASDPKTYKNHPMSTGPYMIKSFSPSKELVLTRNPNWDASTDPARTQYPDGYDFKMQQQSEKIDQILLADSGSGQSTLTYDNLLAPDFAKMQTTAPDRLTLGGTPCTYYWAPDNRQITSKKVREALSWAYPYKNNILAAGLIPGVTAIPASNLMPPGLPGRTPYNVTGRKGFQTDAAKARELLKSANALGFEIKFLFRTDDPISVKTKDSTVKALTQAGFKATPVPTTTADYVAARDNTTEDINVRSAGWCSDWPSGSTWLPTLFASTNPDTTKSFGSNYSAFSNKSVDSRMNAIQHLPLDQQAAAWNSLDKQIATKYFPLFTTYYTGIAQAHGSKINGDYDDTTLGMPTWKSIWVSP